A genome region from Lytechinus pictus isolate F3 Inbred chromosome 14, Lp3.0, whole genome shotgun sequence includes the following:
- the LOC129275657 gene encoding apolipoprotein D-like: protein MKQLVLLLLLGFAGFSSAQVFGFGGCPEVRLAEDFQLDRYLGRWYEITKFYASFEAGLSCVTAEYRPGDDGQILVINTGRTRDGEATSTILGEILQPNPDEGAKLQVQFFNRPGQTGEYWVLDVDYDSYALVHGCTEIFFGWFNFQNNWVLARDPFPSEDVIQNALRKFGEQGINVDKFIRADQTNCETEPPRPTERPGTYRPRPSEGTDRPRPSEGTDRPRPSENPDTERPRPSEGTDRPRPSEGTDRPRPSENPDTERPRPSEGTDRPRPSEGTDRPRPTEPPASERPRL from the exons ATGAAGCAATTAGTTCTACTTCTCCTTCTCGGCTTCGCCGGTTTTTCATCGGCCCAAGTTTTCGGATTTGGTGGCTGTCCTGAGGTGCGTTTAGCCGAGGACTTCCAGCTTGACCGCTACCTGGGTCGTTGGTATGAAATCACAAAGTTCTACGCTTCCTTCGAGGCTGGTCTTTCGTGCGTGACGGCCGAGTATCGACCAGGAGATGATGGTCAAATCCTTGTCATCAACACCGGACGAACGCGAGATGGCGAGGCGACGAGCACCATTCTGGGGGAAATCCTACAACCTAACCCGGACGAAGGAGCAAAGCTGCAGGTCCAATTCTTTAACAGACCTG GGCAAACAGGCGAGTACTGGGTTCTAGATGTGGACTATGACAGTTATGCTCTGGTACACGGATGCACAGAAATCTTCTTTGGTTGGTTTAACTTCCAAAACAACTGGGTTCTCGCCCGTGATCCGTTCCCGTCTGAAGACGTCATCCAGAATGCTTTGAGAAAGTTTGGAGAACAGGGCATCAATGTGGACAAGTTCATCAGAGCCGATCAAACGAACTGCGAGACAGAACCACCACGTCCAACAGAGAGGCCTGGTACTTATAGACCACGCCCATCCGAAGGCACTGACAGACCACGCCCCTCAGAGGGAACCGACAGGCCACGCCCATCCGAAAATCCTGACACTGAAAGACCACGTCCATCAGAAGGCACTGACAGACCACGCCCCTCAGAGGGAACCGACAGGCCACGCCCATCCGAAAATCCTGACACTGAAAGACCACGTCCATCAGAAGGCACTGACAGACCACGCCCCTCAGAGGGAACCGACAGACCACGCCCTACAGAGCCACCAGCATCTGAAAGACCGCGCCTTTAA
- the LOC129276890 gene encoding apolipoprotein D-like, with translation MTQASFAFLLAIVGFSSAQVFRPGPCPDVQPVDDFDVHRYAGRWYEIARFFNSAESGLKCQSQYYTVEDGYLLSKETGLGAHGQEGYSYESKMYNPTFDWKIGILYYAWPHRNKVIFRIPLVNYDRYSVNIICQEYFQGFANIEYAWVIARNRTMSEEDYSDIMRRLNSMGIDVKEFIMADQTNCPNYHDDNDDEDGRSLTPK, from the exons ATGACGCAAGCTTCTTTCGCTTTCCTCCTCGCCATCGTCGGCTTTTCCTCGGCACAGGTGTTCCGACCAGGCCCATGTCCCGACGTCCAACCCGTCGATGACTTCGACGTCCATCGCTACGCCGGTCGCTGGTACGAAATCGCCAGGTTTTTCAACTCTGCAGAGAGCGGACTGAAATGTCAGTCTCAATATTACACGGTGGAAGATGGCTACCTCCTAAGCAAAGAGACCGGATTGGGCGCCCACGGCCAGGAGGGTTACTCGTATGAATCGAAAATGTACAATCCTACATTCGACTGGAAAATTGGAATACTAT ACTACGCCTGGCCTCACCGAAATAAAGTGATATTCCGAATACCATTGGTCAATTACGATAGATACAGCGTCAATATCATCTGCCAAGAATATTTCCAGGGCTTCGCTAACATCGAGTACGCCTGGGTCATCGCTCGTAATCGTACGATGTCGGAGGAAGATTACAGCGACATCATGCGGCGCCTCAACTCCATGGGCATCGACGTGAAGGAGTTCATTATGGCGGACCAGACAAATTGTCCCAACTACCATGACGACAACGACGACGAAGATGGAAGGAGTTTAACACCGAAATAA
- the LOC129276422 gene encoding nucleolin-like, with the protein MDLSPEQKKIKKTKKLSKTIGAQKLSKEAIINRMSSGKKRPKSETKIQKDRMKTPSKEDLVAKKLLFQDGSDDDIDGDARQSPVKSKTRTKNGGDVAVEKGSSSKKLQSSTSKWKVSEGTPSIAKQEAVKNLDEEETTKSGKKKKKKATDKKVEEEEDHDDVEIDFPILKRKSLGLGEFKATLASQKSPQKEPQVSKEVSENGQSKKKKKKNAPDETMTKDEPSKKSADQITGEGKGKKRRKKRGKKRKRSNSESDEPQAKKGKPAREGFAVRCGNLPVGVMKGALRMFIGESDIFPSEIIFKRKRKGVPGEKKQSLKYATVICNTLEEAERLCRLNGISMPSPLGNKERKLLIHMMNESGDAYFKKKVFVANLHPKVTEEELLAFFETSDCNPTNAILPKKGSNTKSRGYGFVWLTSAGDADKALKLRKPTLRDQVMSISRSHRHPGMQEP; encoded by the exons AtggacctgtcacctgaacagaagaaaataaagaagactAAGAAGCTCAGCAAAACAATTGGAGCTCAAAAGCTAAGCAAAGAAGCCATCATAAATCGGATGTCGAGTGGGAAGAAACGCCCAAAGAGTGAAACAAAAATCCAGAAAGACCGCATGAAAACCCCTTCCAAGGAAGATTTGGTTGCTAAGAAGCTTCTCTTTCAAGATGGCAGTGACGACGACATAGACGGAGATGCGCGCCAGAGTCCTGTGAAGTCTAAGACTCGTACAAAGAATGGAGGTGATGTTGCCGTAGAGAAAGGCAGCTCATCCAAGAAACTGCAGAGTTCGACGTCAAAATGGAAGGTATCAGAAGGAACACCAAGCATCGCAAAACAAGAAGCTGTGAAAAATCTGGATGAGGAGGAAACAACAAAGtctggaaagaaaaagaaaaagaaggcaACTGATAAAAaggttgaagaagaagaagaccaTGATGATGTAGAGATTGATTTTCCTATATTGAAGAGGAAATCCTTGGGCTTGGGAGAGTTCAAGGCCACACTGGCTAGTCAGAAATCTCCCCAAAAGGAACCGCAAGTTTCGAAGGAAGTCTCGGAAAATGGACAaagcaagaagaagaagaagaaaaatgctCCGGATGAAACGATGACAAAAGACGAACCCAGCAAGAAAAGTGCTGATCAAATCACCGGAGAGGgtaagggaaagaaaagaaggaagaagaggggaaagaagaggaaacgTTCCAATAGCGAGTCAGACGAACCCCAGGCAAAGAAAGGAAAACCAG CTCGAGAAGGTTTTGCAGTGCGATGTGGGAACCTACCTGTTGGCGTTATGAAGGGTGCGCTCCGGATGTTCATCGGAGAGTCAGACATCTTCCCTTCAGAGATCATTTTcaagaggaagaggaaaggaGTACCCGGAGAAAAGAAGCAGTCTTTAAA ATATGCAACGGTGATCTGCAATACTTTGGAGGAAGCAGAGAGGCTTTGCAGGCTCAATGGAATCAGCATGCCCTCACCACTTGGGAACAAGGAACGGAAGCTCCTCATCCACATGATGAATGAAAGTGGCG atgcCTATTTCAAAAAGAAGGTGTTTGTTGCCAACCTTCATCCCAAGGTAACCGAAGAAGAATTGCTGGCTTTCTTTGAAACGAGTGATTGTAACCCGACCAATGCCATCCTTCCTAAGAAAGGAAGCAACACTAAATCCAGAGG gtatgGCTTTGTTTGGCTTACCTCTGCTGGAGATGCCGACAAAGCTCTGAAGCTGAGAAAACCTACTCTGAGAGACCAAGTGATGTCAATCTCAAGGTCACATCGACATCCTGGAATGCAGGAACCATGA